The Myxococcales bacterium region AGAAGCTCGTCTTGCGCGAAGGCAACGTGGATCTCTGGCCGAAGGCCGAGACGAAGCGCGACGGCGACGAGGACGAGACCGACGCCAAGGTCCCGTTGCCGCGCGCCGTGCTCCCCGGCGAGACCATCACGCTCGACATGGAGTGGGAGGACAAGCTCCCGAGCGTCGTCGAGCGAACGGGCTACCACGGGAGCTTCCACTTCGCCGGGCAGTGGTTTCCCAAGATCGCGCGGCTCGAAGCCGACGGCACCTGGGCTCACTTTCCCTTCCATCGCCTGAGCGAGTTTTACGCCGACTTCGGCTCCTACGAAGTGACCCTCGACGTGCCCGAGGCTTTCGTCGTCGGGGCGACAGGGCCGAAGGTCGAGGAGCGAACGGAAGGCGGCCGCCGCATCGTCAAGCACGCTCAAGCGGACGTGCACGACTTCGCCTGGACCGCGTGGGACAGGTTCGTCGTGCGCGAGGAGAACATCGGCGGCGTCGCTGTGCGCGCCCTCTTTCCGCCGGGCTACGAGGCCGTGGCCACGCGCGAGGTCGACGTGATGCGCAAGACGCTCCCGCATTTCGCGGAGCGCTACGGGCCGTACCCCTACCGCGTGCTCACGATCGTGCACCCGCCGTGGGGAGCCGGGGAGGCGGGCGGCATGGAGTACCCGACGCTCATCACAGCGGGCGGGCCGTTTTGGCTGCCGGAGGCGCTCCGCGCCACCGAGGCCGTCACCGTACACGAGTTCGGCCACCAATATTTTTACGGCCTCTTCGCCTCCAACGAGAACCTCTACCCGTTCCTCGACGAGGGCCTGAACTCGTACGCGGAGCACGAGGCCATGGGCGCCTTCTTCGGCGCCGGCTCCTCGTTCTCCGCCCTCGGCTTGGAAATCAACGGAGCCGCCATCACGGCGTCCTTCTCCGACGATGGCTCGCTCGTGCAGCCGGTCGCCATCGCGGCGCCAGAGTTCGTCACGTCGCGCTTCTACGGGCGCCTCGTCTACGTGCGAACGGCGGCGGTGCTCGAGACGTTCCGTCGCGTCTACGGCGACGAGACGATGCGGCGCTTCTTCCGCGACTACGCCCAAACGGCGCGCTTCCGGCACCCGCGGCCCGACGATCTCTTCGCCGCCGTGGAGCGAGCGTTCGGCGCGGACGGAGCCAAGTCCATCCGCACCGCGCTCGCCGAAAAGGGATGGGTCGACTACCAAGTCCTCGACGTCGCGACGCGACGTTCGGCCGCACCGCTCGGCATGTTCGATCGCAACGGGAAGCGCGAGACGGTCTCCGGCGGCAACCAAACGGACGGATTCGACAGCACGGTCCTCGTGGCGAAGAAGGGCACGCTCACCTTCCCCATCGACATCGACGTCATCTTCGAAGGGGGCGCCACGGAGCGCGTGCGCTGGGACGCCCAGACCGACACGAAGCGTTTCTGGTTCAAGAACGCGCGCCCCGTGCGCATGGTCTCGATGGACCCGGAGCGACGCGTGCTCCTCGACCGAAACCCACGGAACAACTTCGCGCTGGCGCCGGACGGCAAGCGCGCCTCGGCGGCGCTCTCCTTTGAGCGACTCCTCTTTTGGGCTCAGACCTTCACCTCGTTGGTCACGCC contains the following coding sequences:
- a CDS encoding M1 family metallopeptidase, which translates into the protein MRRAALCLLLACSGEPVRATSDRGTPPVTTAVPTEAAPTTTPTAGAPLDRPRSIVDYKLTARLDPAAHTIKGAGSLTWTNTSARSVSELYFHLYLNAFKNQRSVFLREPLGPGRGGNAVTDWGAIDVKKLVLREGNVDLWPKAETKRDGDEDETDAKVPLPRAVLPGETITLDMEWEDKLPSVVERTGYHGSFHFAGQWFPKIARLEADGTWAHFPFHRLSEFYADFGSYEVTLDVPEAFVVGATGPKVEERTEGGRRIVKHAQADVHDFAWTAWDRFVVREENIGGVAVRALFPPGYEAVATREVDVMRKTLPHFAERYGPYPYRVLTIVHPPWGAGEAGGMEYPTLITAGGPFWLPEALRATEAVTVHEFGHQYFYGLFASNENLYPFLDEGLNSYAEHEAMGAFFGAGSSFSALGLEINGAAITASFSDDGSLVQPVAIAAPEFVTSRFYGRLVYVRTAAVLETFRRVYGDETMRRFFRDYAQTARFRHPRPDDLFAAVERAFGADGAKSIRTALAEKGWVDYQVLDVATRRSAAPLGMFDRNGKRETVSGGNQTDGFDSTVLVAKKGTLTFPIDIDVIFEGGATERVRWDAQTDTKRFWFKNARPVRMVSMDPERRVLLDRNPRNNFALAPDGKRASAALSFERLLFWAQTFTSLVTP